Within Rhodopirellula halodulae, the genomic segment AACAAGTCACCGGATTCTCACTCGGCTCACAAGCACGTAGCCCGAGGAGTGATCCGAGCGGCATCGGACGGCTCGCGTCGTGCCGCTAGAAAGCGAAGTCACGCGTGCAAACGCTGGGCGGCGTGCGAGGTGGCCTGGATTGGTTGACCAATCCGTCTGGACTCTCGCGGCCTGCGAAATGTGACTCCGCCCCAGTCACTCAATCCAGCCCCGTGATTCCAAGAACGCGAACGTCTTTTCCATCGTGTCGCGATAGATCTTTCCGCCGCCGGCTTCTTTCTTCGCGTTGAAGAAACCGTGAGGCTGGCCTTCGTACAAATGCAGCTCGCTGGCCAGTCCAGCCTCTTTGCATTCGTCACGAAACGCTTCGCCGGTGGAAACTGGAATCAAACGATCCTTCGTTCCAAGAAATACAATCGATGGCGGATCGTCGGCGGTGATGTTGTGAGCCGGTGAATATTTCTGAAATTGATCGCCGACGCGTGCCGTCCCCCAGCCACCGGGGCCGTTGTTGTAAACCGGGTTGAACAGCAACAACGCGTTGGGTTTGCGAGAAACACCATTTACGGTTTCGTCATCCATCATCCCCAGGAATGCGGCGAGGTGACCGCCGGCTGAACCGCCGCCGGCTGCGATTCGGTTGGGATCAATCCCGAATTCCTTCGCGCGGCCGCGAACCGTACGAAACGCATCGGAAGCGTCCTCGACACAGGTGTCAGGTGGCAGCTTGTTCTTTTTGTCGAGCAAGCGGTATTTGACGCGAAAGCAAACCATGCCTCGCGCGGCCAGCTCTTCGCTGTGTTTTTCGAACTGGCCCGGTTTACCGCCTACCCATCCGCCACCGTGGAAGAACACGGCGGCGGGGCGAGAGTCCGATGCTTTCCAATCCGCCGGACGAGTCCAATCGATGAACAGCTCCGTTTGCTTCCCGCTTATCTCATCGACGATCGTTTTGTAAACGAACTGTTCCACGACATGATCTGGCATCGCCTCGGCAGTCGCTGCGGTTGTTGTACCGGAAGTTTCCTGGGCAAATGCATTCGTAGCCAGTCCGGCGGCCGTCCCAATGGTGAGGGCCAACACGCAAGCCAACGATCGTCGATGTGTCATTGAAAACTCTCAGTTCTTTTGCAGGGAATCGCGAATTTCTCGCAACAGGAGAATGTCCTCGCTCGGTTTGGCGGCTTCCTCTTCTTCTGGTTCGCCTTCCATGTGTTTTCGAGCGGCGTTGATCAGCTTAATCGCTACGAACAAGGCGAGGGCGATCAGCAGGAACTCAAACACCGTTTGCACAAAGGGGCCGTAGTTCAGAATTGGATATTTCTGAACGACCATTCCCGCGCCCTCGCCTTCGATGACTTTGCCCGCGTCATCGAGCTTCGGTGATTCAGTTGTGATCTTCACCGCAGCTTCCTTGAAGTTCACACCGCTGCGAGCCGTTAGCAAATTGATGGGCGGCATGATGATGTTGTCGACGAGTGACTTCACGATTCCGCTGAAAGCACCACCGATCACCACACCGACAGCCAAGTCAATGACGCTACCCTTCAACGCGAATTCTTTGAATTCTTTTACCAATCCCATGACTTACCCTCGCTTGCCTTGGCCAACGCCAATCCGATGAAATCGAGAGCAACATGCTCTCATAGCAGGGAGAAGCGTAAGGCAGTTTGAAGCGGCAAGGTAGCGTCTGGATTCAATTTACAGACGCGAATCGGTTTTTACATCGTTTTGATGACAGGCGATGGATGACTGGGAAGTCGCGGTTGTTGCAGCGTTGGGCGTCTCTCGGGTGGGCTCATGAAGAAGCCACCGTCGCCGGCCGAAGCGTTTGTTTAGGACCGAAGAACTCATGACGGATTCGATGCGGTTGAACCCCCGCCTGTGACAACAGGGTTTGCGATAATTCCATGAAGGGTCTGGGGCCGCAAAGATAGAAGTCGCAATCATTGCCGGGCAGGAACTCATTCAACAATGGCAAAGTCGGCAAACCAACCGCATCGCATTTTCGCGATTCCAAGTCATCAGGCAATGGATCGTTGAAGAGCGTCAGGGTTCGAACACCCGAGTGATCGATCTGCATCTGCTTCAGTTCTCCCGCGAAGGCTTGTGCGGACGAATTGCGGCATGCGTGCATGAAATGGATCTCTGCCGTCGGTTGATTTCGCAGCAAAGAATGAGCCATCGAGAGGAGTGGAGTGATTCCGATTCCTCCCGCCAAGAAGACGATCGGACGCTGCGGTTTCTCGTCCACGGGCAAGGTGAACTCACCGCATGGAGGTCCCAAGACGAGGGTGCTGCCGACCTCGATCTCATCATGCAAATAGCTGGAGATCAGACCGTCCGGTGCACCTTCGACGGCACCGGATTCGCGTTGAACGCTGATTCGCAAATGGTCGGCTCCCGCGGGGCCGGACAAACTGTAGTTGCGAGGTGAGGTTGGCGTGGTGGGGTGATCGAGATGGACCGTGATGTACTGCCCCGGAACAAACTTTGGCAGAGGTCCGTCATCCTTTGGCTTGAGGTAGAACGATGTCACCGCATCGCTTTCTGTCTCTTTGCGATCCACAACAAATTCTCGCGTCCCGTTCCAACCACCGGGAGCTGTCAATTGCTGCTGGTAGATCTCCTGTTCGCGTTGAATGAAGATGTCAGCCAGGAACTGATAGGCCTCTCCCACCGCATCGAGAATCTCATCCGTTGCCGCTTCGCCCATCACTTCGCGGATCGCTTCCAAAAGGTTGCTGCCGACGATCGGGTAGTGTTCGGCTTTGATTCCCAACGAGCAATGCTTCTGGGCGATCAATTCCACCGCGGGCATCAGAACCGCTGGGTTGTCGATGTGAGTGAAGTAAGCGCAGATCGCACCTGCTAATGCTCTTTGTTGTCCGCCGGTGTGCTGGTGAGCTTGGTTGAAGAACGCTTTCACCTCGGGGTTCTTCTGGAACATGCGTTGATAAAAGCATCGAGTGATGGTTTCAGCGTTCTCCGCGACCACCGGCGTGATGTCTTTGACAATTCGAATCGTGCTTTCACTCAGCATTTCAATCAACCTCTTTCGTCAACCAACCTGATGCAACCACCAACCAACCGCGGCTGGAACTGCATGCGAAGGTATAGAATAAAACATGCGTGTCAACTGCATGTTTGGGGCGGGGCGATTTCGAAAGACGTCGGCATCGGCGAATGACGCGAAAAAGCACGTGAATCCTGGGTTTGACCCGATTTCGCGGCGATTTGTCGCGAGTGTCAACGGAGTCGAATGCTTCGCTGATCGCGCGTACCGGAAAGCCAGTTCCCGCCAGCAAGTGGCTGCCTGAGCGATGTCGGTCCACGAGCCTTCGGGGCCATTCGTCCAAGTAGACTGAGGTGTGTTGGCCTCGCGCGGCGAGGTTTGCCGGTTGATAATCAAGACGAACCAACGAGTTGAACACGATGCAATGGAACCGTTTCGCAAGCTGGATCTTGCTGGGGCTGATCACGACGAACGTTTGGACCGCCGTCGCGATCGCGGAGGAACCATCCAAAGAGGCGAATGAAAAGTCAGAAGATGGACTGACGGATTCATTCGTGACCACCGAGCATTCGATCACCATCGAGGGAGAAGCGATTGACTACAAAGCAACCGCCGGTCGGTTGGTCATCCAAACGGACAAGTTGGATCCCAAGGCGGAGGTCTTTTTCGTCGCTTACACCAAGCCGGTTGATGACGTCACCAAACGTCCGCTGACCTTTTGTTTCAATGGCGGTCCTGGATCATCTTCCGTTTGGTTGCACCTGGGGATGCTGGGGCCAAAGATCATTCGCTTCCCCGACGATGCGTCGTTTTTGCAGCCGCCTTATCACCTGGACGAGAATCACCAAAGTTTGTTGGACGTGACGGACTTGGTGTTCATTGACCCGGTGAGCACGGGCTACAGTCGGCCGGCGGAAGACGTCAACAAGAGCGACTTTCATGGCTACAACGAAGACATCCGCAGTGTTGGCCAATTCATTCATGACTACACAACCATGTTTGAACGTTGGTTGTCACCCAAGGTCATTCTGGGTGAGAGCTACGGCGGATTGCGAGTCGCCGGTTTGAGCGGCCATTTGCGAGATCATTACCGGATGGAGTTGAACGGCGCGGTGGTGATCTCCGGCGCGATCAACTTTCAAACGCTGCGGTTCTCGCCGGGGAATGATTTGCCGAATGTCTGTTTCCTGCCGACTTACACCGCGACGGCTTGGTTCCATAAACAGCTCGACGACGAATTGCAGTCGCTGCCGCTGGAAAAGGTTGTGCAGCGAGCGGAGACGTTCGCCTATCGCCAATACGCACCGGCTCTTTTGAAGGGAACCGCGATTGGGAAGAAGGAACGTCAAAAGGTGGCCAAAGAGTTGGCCAAGCTGACCGGTCTGTCAGAAGAGTATGTTTTGGCGTCGAATTTGAAAGTGTCGATGCAGCGATTCGGCAAAGAGTTACTGCGAGACGAACAACGCACGGTTGGACGATTCGATGGGCGATACGTCAGCATCGATCGTGATTCGGCGGGAGAGACACCGGAATTTGACGCCAGCGGTGCCGCCATCTTTGGCCCGTTCACGGCGTGTTTGAACGACTACATGCGTCGCGATTTGAACTACAAGGATCGTCGCGTTTACGAAATTCTGACGGGCAACGTGCACCCATGGAGCTACCGTCCTTTCGAGGGACGCTACGTCGATGCTTCTGAGACGTTGCGAGGGGCAATGACGGCCAACCCATCGCTCAAGCTGTTTGTTGCTTGCGGATACTATGACTTAGCAACGCCCCATTTCGCGATGGAATACACGTTGGATCATTTGGGGTTGTCGCAAGACCGACGCGACAATGTCACAGTGAAGCACTACGAGGGCGGGCACATGATGTATGTGCACGGGCCGTCGCTCGAGAAGCTTCGTGAGGACTTGGTCAAGTTCTATGGCGATGCGACCGGCGTCGAGTAGTGGATGCCAGCTAATCTGTCTCGGCCGTGGCTGCTTGGATCATTTGCTGATCAGAGCGGCTTCGGCCCAAAGAGACGGATCTTCCGCGACGGGGAAATCGGTGCTGAGCGTTAGTGCTTGGTTCCCCAATTCGCGATCGGCGACCAAGTAGTAGAACCCGATCTGCGATTGATCTTTCGGATCAAATCCCGTCATGGCTTCGGCGGGAATGAAACCAGACAACTCATAGCCATCGTGTCGCGGCAAGGCGTGAATCTTCAGGATTTCCGGCCGGATGGGTTTCGGATTGGTGCGGGCTCGGTTGATTGGCACCAGCGCCGCGACGGGGCGTTCTCGTTTCGGTCCACCGCCCGCCGGCAACCATAGAAAACGATGGCAGTGCTGCGTTGCCCGGTGAATGTTGGGACTGTTGCGTGTGTCCATCCACAGGTGCAGCCCGTCGCTCTCGTCCAAACGAGTGTCGCGGCACCAGGGCAACTGCCGTTTTCCGTTGACCAGTAGCTGAAAACCGATCCCGTCCACGTCCCACGCGATTCGCACGTCGGCAAAGATCGGGCCGCCGGACAGAGCTGCAAACGAGGGCACTCGGCAGGACTCCGGCAACGACAGCCCTCGCGCCGTCCACTTCATTGCCTGTTGCTGCAACCGAACTTCGAATCGGAACAGCATTGTTGGGTCGAGCAGGGGGCCTTTGTGCGAACTCAATTGAAAACCAAAACCTTGCGTCGGAAGTCGAAGTCAGCCCCACAGCCTACCGGTTTCGCCTGGGATGGGAATGCCGTCGAACGTTGGCTTGATGTTTGGAGAATTCGGGCCCGGGGACGTTTGCGAATTGTGCAGATTTCTTCAAGAAGTGGGCTGTGAAACGAAAATGAATTTACCCAAACGGAACAACTGGAACAGACGCCGTGAAAACGCACAGCTTTCCCAAGCGAATTCAAACCCCCAGCCATCCAAGTCGCCGATAGCGTGCACTGGAGCGGGATTTCCAACTGGCGATTTGGTGGCGCCGACCGTTGCGTCCCCGTCCGCTCCAACCCACCTCACAGCCCACCATCACATTCATTCAAGTCCGGTATCGCAGTGGCCCCATTATTCCGAGACCCCGTCTGCTGATTCCGGCCCAACATAACCATGAAAATTCATTCCCCTATCCGTCATTGTTCTGCCACCGCCAAACGCCTCGCCCTTTCGGTCGCCATTGCTGGATCGATTTTGGCATCCGGTTTCGCCACCAATTTGGCCCACGCTCATCGAGTCGACCCGGCTCTCAGCGGAGGCATCTCGATCCTGGTTCACCGGTTTGACGAAGAAGCCGAACCCATTCCCGTCGCCGACCTGAACCAAACTGAAGAGAACAGCGTCGTGTTCTTGCCATCGGACGACGCTCCCGTGGTTCAACCCCCTGCCGTCGATGCGACGCCCGCCGAAATTGCCCCTGCCGACGAAGCCCCCGCCCCCACCGCATTCGTCATTGTTCCCGGAACTCACGATTCCATCCCCACCTCAACCATCGACTTGGCTCCCGTCGATGAAGCGTCTTCCAGCGAAGATGAAGAAGCCGGCACGCTGACCTTGGCCGAAGCTGCTCCCACCGCTCCCGCGACCCGTGTCAGTCGCACCTCTTCCGACTTCAACG encodes:
- the hmpA gene encoding NO-inducible flavohemoprotein, with translation MLSESTIRIVKDITPVVAENAETITRCFYQRMFQKNPEVKAFFNQAHQHTGGQQRALAGAICAYFTHIDNPAVLMPAVELIAQKHCSLGIKAEHYPIVGSNLLEAIREVMGEAATDEILDAVGEAYQFLADIFIQREQEIYQQQLTAPGGWNGTREFVVDRKETESDAVTSFYLKPKDDGPLPKFVPGQYITVHLDHPTTPTSPRNYSLSGPAGADHLRISVQRESGAVEGAPDGLISSYLHDEIEVGSTLVLGPPCGEFTLPVDEKPQRPIVFLAGGIGITPLLSMAHSLLRNQPTAEIHFMHACRNSSAQAFAGELKQMQIDHSGVRTLTLFNDPLPDDLESRKCDAVGLPTLPLLNEFLPGNDCDFYLCGPRPFMELSQTLLSQAGVQPHRIRHEFFGPKQTLRPATVASS
- the mscL gene encoding large conductance mechanosensitive channel protein MscL codes for the protein MGLVKEFKEFALKGSVIDLAVGVVIGGAFSGIVKSLVDNIIMPPINLLTARSGVNFKEAAVKITTESPKLDDAGKVIEGEGAGMVVQKYPILNYGPFVQTVFEFLLIALALFVAIKLINAARKHMEGEPEEEEAAKPSEDILLLREIRDSLQKN
- a CDS encoding S10 family peptidase translates to MQWNRFASWILLGLITTNVWTAVAIAEEPSKEANEKSEDGLTDSFVTTEHSITIEGEAIDYKATAGRLVIQTDKLDPKAEVFFVAYTKPVDDVTKRPLTFCFNGGPGSSSVWLHLGMLGPKIIRFPDDASFLQPPYHLDENHQSLLDVTDLVFIDPVSTGYSRPAEDVNKSDFHGYNEDIRSVGQFIHDYTTMFERWLSPKVILGESYGGLRVAGLSGHLRDHYRMELNGAVVISGAINFQTLRFSPGNDLPNVCFLPTYTATAWFHKQLDDELQSLPLEKVVQRAETFAYRQYAPALLKGTAIGKKERQKVAKELAKLTGLSEEYVLASNLKVSMQRFGKELLRDEQRTVGRFDGRYVSIDRDSAGETPEFDASGAAIFGPFTACLNDYMRRDLNYKDRRVYEILTGNVHPWSYRPFEGRYVDASETLRGAMTANPSLKLFVACGYYDLATPHFAMEYTLDHLGLSQDRRDNVTVKHYEGGHMMYVHGPSLEKLREDLVKFYGDATGVE
- a CDS encoding alpha/beta hydrolase, translating into MTHRRSLACVLALTIGTAAGLATNAFAQETSGTTTAATAEAMPDHVVEQFVYKTIVDEISGKQTELFIDWTRPADWKASDSRPAAVFFHGGGWVGGKPGQFEKHSEELAARGMVCFRVKYRLLDKKNKLPPDTCVEDASDAFRTVRGRAKEFGIDPNRIAAGGGSAGGHLAAFLGMMDDETVNGVSRKPNALLLFNPVYNNGPGGWGTARVGDQFQKYSPAHNITADDPPSIVFLGTKDRLIPVSTGEAFRDECKEAGLASELHLYEGQPHGFFNAKKEAGGGKIYRDTMEKTFAFLESRGWIE